From Serinicoccus profundi, the proteins below share one genomic window:
- a CDS encoding alpha/beta fold hydrolase produces the protein MGAGTGSDTGTGRGATRPRLVLVHGTRMSAAQWGPYRALLPDVELVTVDLPGHGERVGEEFTADAALDTITEAVRRARGEGGPAPVLCGHSLGGYVAMMWAAEHPGSLAHLVLIGATADPRTRLSGVYRGFARLLPVVGPDRMARVANAVMRGLGARGEHALVLPGGAAYAALPAAWELVMTHASPDLLRSVDAPVILVNGQFDQMRLHVQRYAAACQEVEVVTIPRASHLMPATHPEQVAAVLRAAVGAGGPGEGGVRGVSRGSA, from the coding sequence ATGGGCGCGGGCACGGGCAGCGACACCGGGACGGGGCGGGGGGCGACCCGGCCACGCCTCGTGCTCGTCCACGGGACCCGGATGAGCGCGGCGCAGTGGGGGCCGTACCGGGCACTTCTTCCGGACGTCGAGCTGGTCACGGTCGACCTGCCGGGTCACGGCGAGCGGGTGGGGGAGGAGTTCACCGCCGACGCGGCCCTCGACACGATCACCGAGGCGGTGCGTCGCGCCCGGGGTGAGGGAGGGCCTGCTCCGGTCCTGTGCGGGCACAGCCTCGGGGGCTACGTCGCCATGATGTGGGCCGCCGAGCACCCGGGGAGCCTCGCGCACCTGGTGCTCATCGGTGCGACGGCGGATCCCCGGACCCGCTTGTCCGGCGTCTACCGCGGGTTCGCCCGGCTGCTCCCCGTGGTCGGTCCCGACCGGATGGCCCGGGTGGCGAATGCCGTCATGCGGGGCCTGGGGGCGCGGGGCGAGCACGCCCTCGTCCTGCCGGGCGGTGCGGCATACGCTGCGCTCCCGGCCGCCTGGGAGCTCGTGATGACGCACGCGAGTCCGGACCTCCTGCGGTCGGTGGACGCCCCGGTGATCCTCGTCAACGGCCAGTTCGACCAGATGCGGCTCCACGTGCAGCGGTATGCCGCCGCGTGCCAGGAGGTGGAGGTGGTGACCATCCCTCGCGCCTCCCACCTCATGCCGGCCACCCACCCCGAGCAGGTGGCGGCGGTGCTGCGCGCCGCCGTGGGCGCGGGAGGGCCCGGGGAAGGCGGCGTTCGGGGAGTGTCCAGGGGCAGCGCCTAA
- a CDS encoding MauE/DoxX family redox-associated membrane protein, translating to MPAALSLAPLALAVVLGLSGLAKLPAPDATADMVRALRLPRLLGPRAVARALPWVEIATAVLLLSPWPWSYAVGAGSALLLCLAFTAVVAHALRLDPRPDCACFGAVGDHRISARTLARNLLLAALALGAGLVALGGGSLWTLVGDYTARDRWWLALALVTAAALVLVLARSGRRPSPQGTVSLPDAPLVDRDLDTLTLRTLGIIRPQVVVLVNCWCGPTFEVLERLPRWRAQHPDLGVHLVHTHPPWSEPRAADLPDLWWDPGAQLHEALSAGWQPTGVLLDADGLLAGPVSGIEAIEGLLDYNESRSRTT from the coding sequence GTGCCCGCCGCGCTCTCCCTGGCCCCGCTCGCCCTGGCGGTCGTGCTCGGCCTCTCGGGCCTGGCGAAGCTGCCGGCCCCCGACGCCACCGCCGACATGGTGCGAGCCCTGCGGCTGCCCCGCCTGCTCGGGCCGCGAGCCGTCGCCCGGGCCCTCCCCTGGGTCGAGATCGCCACCGCCGTGCTCCTCCTGTCACCGTGGCCCTGGTCGTATGCCGTCGGTGCCGGGTCGGCGCTGCTGCTCTGCCTCGCCTTCACGGCCGTGGTCGCCCACGCGCTGCGGCTGGACCCGCGCCCGGACTGCGCCTGCTTCGGCGCGGTCGGCGACCACCGCATCAGCGCCCGCACCCTCGCCCGCAACCTCCTGCTGGCCGCGCTGGCACTCGGCGCAGGTCTGGTCGCGCTGGGCGGGGGAAGCCTCTGGACGCTGGTGGGCGACTACACAGCCCGGGACCGGTGGTGGCTGGCGCTCGCCCTCGTGACGGCCGCGGCACTCGTCCTCGTCCTCGCGCGCTCGGGCCGGCGCCCCTCGCCCCAGGGCACGGTGAGCCTCCCGGACGCGCCCCTGGTCGACCGGGACCTCGACACGCTGACCCTGCGCACGCTCGGGATCATCCGTCCCCAGGTCGTGGTGCTCGTGAACTGCTGGTGCGGGCCGACCTTCGAGGTCCTCGAGCGGCTCCCCCGCTGGCGCGCGCAGCACCCCGATCTCGGCGTGCACCTCGTCCACACGCACCCGCCGTGGTCCGAGCCGCGCGCGGCCGACCTACCGGACCTCTGGTGGGACCCCGGGGCCCAGCTGCACGAGGCGCTGAGCGCCGGGTGGCAGCCCACCGGGGTGCTGCTCGACGCGGACGGTCTGCTCGCCGGCCCGGTGTCGGGCATCGAGGCGATCGAGGGTCTGCTGGACTACAACGAGAGCCGGTCGCGGACGACCTGA
- a CDS encoding carbohydrate kinase family protein, whose translation MAAVLTVGEALIDIVVPHGDAERSEHVGGSPANVAIGVAALGHESRLTAYLGEDEHGDRVREHVERYGVTLTEGSTAATRTSTATAHLDADAVATYDFDLSWEVGPQDLTGTGHVHTGSIAATLEPGGSAVVELIERARSQATVSYDPNARPSIMGSPEDARGRIEECIGRSDVVKASLEDVEWLYGGGEEADVVEIVHRWGQLGPHLVVVTRGGEGAVVHLSRDDTTLELPSLTVQVIDTVGAGDSFMSGLVSGLLDAQLLGSPEARLRLARAELEDIAPALERAVACAGWTVARAGAAAPTRRDLGIA comes from the coding sequence ATGGCGGCCGTGCTCACGGTCGGCGAGGCCCTCATCGACATCGTCGTCCCGCACGGCGACGCCGAGCGCAGCGAGCACGTCGGCGGATCCCCCGCCAACGTCGCCATCGGCGTCGCGGCGCTCGGTCACGAGAGCCGCCTCACGGCATACCTTGGCGAGGACGAGCACGGCGACCGGGTCCGCGAGCACGTCGAGAGGTATGGCGTGACCCTCACCGAGGGTTCGACCGCGGCAACGCGCACCTCCACCGCGACCGCGCACCTCGACGCCGACGCCGTCGCGACCTACGACTTCGACCTCTCCTGGGAGGTCGGACCCCAGGACCTCACGGGCACCGGGCATGTCCACACCGGCTCCATCGCCGCCACCCTCGAGCCCGGCGGGTCGGCCGTCGTCGAGCTCATCGAGCGCGCTCGTTCCCAGGCCACCGTGTCCTACGACCCCAACGCACGCCCCTCCATCATGGGCAGTCCCGAGGACGCCCGCGGGCGCATCGAGGAGTGCATCGGCCGCAGCGACGTCGTCAAGGCCAGCCTCGAGGACGTCGAGTGGCTCTACGGCGGCGGCGAGGAGGCCGACGTGGTCGAGATCGTCCACCGGTGGGGCCAGCTCGGCCCCCACCTGGTGGTCGTCACCCGCGGTGGCGAGGGTGCCGTCGTGCACCTCTCCCGCGACGACACCACGCTGGAGCTGCCCTCGCTCACCGTCCAGGTCATCGACACCGTCGGCGCCGGAGACTCCTTCATGTCCGGGCTGGTCAGCGGCCTGCTCGACGCCCAGCTCCTGGGGTCGCCGGAGGCCCGGCTGCGGCTCGCCCGCGCCGAGCTGGAGGACATCGCCCCGGCTCTCGAGCGCGCCGTCGCCTGCGCCGGGTGGACGGTGGCCCGCGCCGGTGCAGCGGCACCCACCCGCCGGGACCTCGGCATCGCCTGA
- the glpX gene encoding class II fructose-bisphosphatase — protein sequence MADRSPKTTDQVLPDRNLALELVRVTEAAALAAGRWVGRGDKILADNAAVEAMRKVISKVAMDGVVVIGEGEKDEAPMLFNGEQVGDGTGPAVDVAVDPIDGTTPTAKGMDNSIAVMAVSERGTMYDPSAVFYMDKLVVGADVADRVDIRLPVGENLRRIARAKKRYVEDLTVIMLDRPRHDRYTQEVREAGARLRFITDGDVAAAIAAAREDSSVDMLIGIGGTPEGIITACAMKAMGGVIQGRLWPKDDDERQKAIDAGHDLDRVLSTDDLVTGDNCFFVATGITTGELLRGVRYGSGTAVTQSLVMRSRSGTIREITSHHRLDKVASIADALSPDAL from the coding sequence ATGGCCGACCGCTCACCGAAGACCACCGACCAGGTCCTCCCGGATCGCAACCTCGCGCTCGAGCTCGTGCGGGTCACCGAGGCCGCAGCCCTGGCCGCCGGTCGCTGGGTGGGGCGCGGCGACAAGATCCTTGCTGACAACGCCGCCGTCGAGGCCATGCGCAAGGTCATCTCCAAGGTCGCCATGGATGGCGTCGTCGTCATCGGGGAGGGGGAGAAGGACGAGGCCCCGATGCTCTTCAACGGCGAGCAGGTCGGCGACGGCACCGGGCCCGCGGTGGACGTCGCGGTGGACCCGATCGACGGCACCACCCCCACCGCCAAGGGCATGGACAACTCGATCGCCGTGATGGCGGTGTCCGAGCGAGGCACGATGTACGACCCGTCCGCGGTGTTCTACATGGACAAGCTCGTCGTCGGTGCCGACGTGGCCGACCGCGTCGACATCCGGCTGCCGGTCGGCGAGAACCTCCGCCGCATCGCGCGCGCCAAGAAGAGGTATGTCGAGGACCTCACCGTCATCATGCTGGACCGGCCGCGGCACGACCGTTACACCCAGGAGGTGCGTGAGGCGGGCGCCCGGCTGCGCTTCATCACCGACGGTGACGTCGCCGCCGCCATCGCCGCCGCCCGCGAGGACTCCTCCGTCGACATGCTCATCGGCATCGGCGGGACCCCCGAGGGCATCATCACCGCGTGCGCCATGAAGGCCATGGGCGGTGTCATCCAGGGCCGCCTCTGGCCCAAGGACGACGACGAGCGGCAGAAGGCGATCGACGCCGGCCACGACCTGGACCGCGTCCTGTCCACCGACGACCTCGTCACCGGCGACAACTGCTTCTTCGTCGCCACCGGCATCACCACCGGCGAGCTCCTGCGCGGCGTGCGCTACGGCTCCGGCACCGCGGTCACCCAGTCGCTGGTCATGCGCTCGCGCTCGGGCACCATCCGCGAGATCACCTCCCACCACCGCCTCGACAAGGTGGCCTCCATCGCCGACGCCCTGTCTCCGGACGCGCTCTGA
- a CDS encoding beta-class carbonic anhydrase, which yields MDRTTSTPVPTATSTAFDDLLDANESFATEHAAELEGFDGVARAGVAIVTCMDSRIQPLQMLGLTHGDAKIFRNPGGRVTDAALEALVLGVHLLGVERILVIPHTRCAMTLKTENELRETISELSGIDAWFQRFHVVTDQEAALAEDVHRVTSHPLIQGRAEVGGFRYDVDTGRLTRLV from the coding sequence ATGGACCGCACCACCTCCACCCCCGTCCCGACCGCGACCTCCACCGCCTTCGACGACCTCCTGGACGCCAACGAGTCCTTCGCCACCGAGCACGCGGCGGAGCTCGAGGGCTTCGACGGCGTCGCGCGGGCCGGGGTCGCGATCGTCACCTGCATGGACTCCCGCATCCAGCCGCTGCAGATGCTCGGGCTGACCCACGGTGACGCCAAGATCTTCCGCAACCCGGGCGGCCGGGTCACCGACGCCGCCCTGGAGGCCCTCGTGCTCGGGGTCCATCTCCTCGGCGTCGAGCGGATCCTCGTCATCCCCCACACCCGCTGCGCCATGACCCTCAAGACCGAGAACGAGCTGCGCGAGACCATCTCCGAGCTCTCCGGCATCGACGCGTGGTTCCAGCGCTTCCACGTGGTCACCGACCAGGAGGCTGCGCTGGCCGAGGACGTCCACCGCGTCACCAGCCACCCGCTCATCCAGGGCCGTGCCGAGGTCGGTGGCTTCCGCTACGACGTCGACACGGGGCGCCTCACGCGACTGGTCTAG
- a CDS encoding type II toxin-antitoxin system VapC family toxin, giving the protein MIAVDTNVLVYAHRTDSPHHERAAQALRGLATGRGAWAIPWPCLHEFLAVVTHPRIYRPPTSPTAALEAVESLLALPALRVLSETADHGSILAGLLRVPGVAGPKVNDARIAAICLGHGVGALWSSDRDFSWFPQLRVRNPLTG; this is encoded by the coding sequence GTGATCGCGGTCGACACCAACGTCCTCGTCTACGCGCACCGCACAGACAGCCCCCACCACGAGCGGGCGGCCCAGGCACTGCGGGGGCTCGCCACCGGGCGCGGCGCCTGGGCGATCCCCTGGCCGTGCCTGCACGAGTTCTTGGCGGTGGTGACGCACCCGCGCATCTACCGCCCCCCGACGTCACCTACCGCAGCGCTCGAGGCCGTCGAGTCCTTGCTCGCGCTGCCCGCCCTGCGGGTGCTGTCGGAGACGGCCGACCACGGGTCGATCCTGGCGGGGCTCCTGCGCGTGCCCGGGGTGGCCGGCCCCAAGGTGAACGACGCGCGGATCGCGGCGATCTGCCTTGGTCACGGCGTCGGTGCGTTGTGGTCGTCAGACCGAGACTTCTCCTGGTTCCCCCAGCTCCGGGTCCGCAATCCGCTGACCGGTTGA
- a CDS encoding DUF2191 domain-containing protein: MAAVAEVWWCVQAEPWRRVTGLAIREYGSGDAVTRMKTTIDIPDALALEAKGVAARSGATLRELVVAGLRAEVDRRGAAVEVDFHFPTMDGQGLVAALAPEDVVDRSYGFPS, translated from the coding sequence GTGGCCGCCGTCGCCGAGGTCTGGTGGTGCGTCCAGGCTGAGCCGTGGCGGCGAGTGACCGGCCTTGCGATACGGGAGTACGGGTCTGGTGATGCGGTCACCCGTATGAAGACGACGATCGATATCCCCGACGCCTTGGCGCTCGAGGCGAAGGGAGTCGCCGCGCGCTCGGGAGCGACGCTCCGGGAACTCGTCGTGGCCGGCCTTCGGGCGGAGGTCGATCGGCGCGGTGCCGCCGTCGAGGTCGACTTCCACTTCCCCACGATGGATGGGCAGGGGCTGGTCGCCGCGCTGGCACCCGAGGACGTGGTGGACCGGTCCTACGGGTTCCCCTCGTGA
- a CDS encoding DUF4245 domain-containing protein, translating to MSTTSQTTPGQAAGPGPAPDRRRARLASYTVRNMVYSTLLVLAIVLVWWSLTYNPTEQTPRRVEVGTTASYAAAQAEWPVWVPDPGEGWTPTVAWYEPLEQAPTWHVSYVTPQGEYLAIHQGADVGTAWRDAVLTGAQETGATPLSGPTGDHSWTVWEAESGNAENAWLLGPEETDGTTVVVHGTASEAEAAELLASIEVRD from the coding sequence GTGAGCACCACATCGCAGACCACCCCCGGGCAGGCGGCCGGCCCCGGCCCCGCCCCCGACCGTCGGCGGGCGCGGCTGGCGTCCTACACAGTGCGCAACATGGTCTACTCCACCCTGCTGGTGCTCGCGATCGTCCTCGTCTGGTGGTCGCTGACCTACAACCCGACCGAGCAGACGCCGCGCAGGGTCGAGGTCGGGACGACCGCCTCGTATGCCGCGGCGCAGGCGGAGTGGCCGGTGTGGGTGCCCGACCCGGGCGAGGGGTGGACACCTACCGTCGCGTGGTACGAGCCGCTGGAGCAGGCGCCGACCTGGCACGTCTCCTACGTCACGCCGCAGGGGGAGTACCTCGCCATCCACCAGGGCGCGGACGTCGGTACCGCCTGGCGGGACGCCGTGCTGACGGGGGCGCAGGAGACCGGCGCGACCCCGTTGTCCGGGCCCACGGGTGATCACTCCTGGACCGTGTGGGAGGCGGAGTCCGGCAACGCCGAGAACGCCTGGCTGCTCGGGCCCGAGGAGACCGACGGCACCACCGTGGTCGTCCACGGCACGGCGAGTGAGGCCGAGGCCGCCGAGCTCCTCGCCTCGATCGAGGTCCGCGACTAG
- the xseA gene encoding exodeoxyribonuclease VII large subunit, which produces MPSPQLPPTARETTAASPWPVRTLSMKISDYVDKMSPLWVEGQIVQLNRRPGMSTAFLTLRDTDVDMSLSVAIPTGALDAMPAPPETGARVVVHAKPTFWTKRGTLQLEARQMRHVGVGELLARLEHLRQLLRSEGIFDAARKRPLPFLPRRVGLITGRATAAERDVLAGVARRWPAAVVEVRQVPVQGTETVTAVTAALRELDAHPEVEVIVIARGGGSFEDLLPFSNEALVRAVSSAGTPVVSAIGHESDTPLLDFVADLRASTPTHAAAAVVPDVADELAGLRTVAARSRRALTTRIARERERLVDLMARPVMADRAAIVAQHRRDIGDLHGRGRSALDTRLDRERDRSDQLRRHLRAVSPQHTLERGYAVVRHADGAIVRDQEEVEAKELLRVTVAHGDFAVRPVTR; this is translated from the coding sequence GTGCCGTCACCGCAGCTGCCACCGACCGCCCGGGAGACCACCGCCGCCTCCCCGTGGCCGGTGCGCACCCTGTCGATGAAGATCAGCGACTACGTCGACAAGATGTCGCCGCTGTGGGTCGAGGGGCAGATCGTCCAGCTCAACCGGCGCCCCGGGATGTCGACCGCCTTCCTCACCCTGCGCGACACCGACGTCGACATGTCCCTCTCGGTCGCCATCCCCACCGGTGCGCTGGACGCCATGCCGGCACCGCCGGAGACGGGCGCCCGGGTCGTCGTCCACGCCAAACCGACCTTCTGGACCAAGCGCGGCACCCTGCAGCTCGAGGCGCGCCAGATGCGCCACGTGGGCGTCGGTGAGCTGCTGGCCCGGCTCGAGCACCTGCGTCAGCTGCTGCGCAGCGAGGGGATCTTCGACGCCGCCCGCAAGCGACCGTTGCCCTTCCTCCCCCGCCGGGTCGGCCTCATCACCGGCCGGGCCACCGCCGCCGAACGCGACGTGCTGGCCGGGGTGGCGCGCCGCTGGCCCGCCGCCGTCGTCGAGGTCCGCCAGGTCCCGGTGCAGGGCACCGAGACAGTCACCGCCGTGACCGCCGCGCTGCGCGAGCTCGACGCGCATCCCGAGGTCGAGGTCATCGTCATCGCCCGGGGCGGCGGCTCCTTCGAGGACCTCCTCCCCTTCTCCAACGAGGCCCTGGTCCGGGCGGTGTCCTCGGCCGGCACCCCGGTGGTGTCGGCGATCGGGCACGAGAGCGACACCCCCCTGCTGGACTTCGTCGCCGACCTGCGGGCCTCAACCCCCACCCACGCCGCCGCGGCGGTGGTCCCGGACGTGGCCGATGAGCTCGCGGGGCTGCGCACGGTGGCCGCGCGCTCGCGCCGCGCCCTCACGACCCGCATCGCCCGGGAGCGCGAGCGGCTCGTGGACCTCATGGCGCGTCCGGTCATGGCTGACCGGGCCGCCATCGTGGCCCAGCACCGCCGAGACATCGGCGACCTGCACGGCCGCGGCCGGTCGGCCCTGGACACCCGCCTGGACCGCGAGCGCGACCGCAGCGACCAGCTGCGGCGTCACCTGCGCGCCGTCTCGCCCCAGCACACGCTCGAGCGGGGGTATGCCGTCGTGCGACACGCCGACGGCGCCATCGTCCGCGACCAAGAGGAGGTCGAGGCCAAGGAGCTCCTGCGCGTCACCGTCGCGCACGGCGACTTCGCGGTGCGGCCGGTCACCCGGTAG
- a CDS encoding exodeoxyribonuclease VII small subunit, translating into MTSAPDASTTSADLTPVADLSYEQARDELVALVSRIESGQVPLEEAMALWERGEDLAAHCQHKLDVAQETLDRATERGQTPGSPSTDDTGADEDTTIDDEPTAQD; encoded by the coding sequence GTGACCTCAGCACCTGATGCCAGCACGACCAGCGCCGACCTCACCCCGGTCGCAGACCTCAGCTATGAGCAGGCACGGGACGAGCTCGTCGCGCTCGTGTCCAGGATCGAGTCCGGCCAGGTGCCGCTCGAGGAGGCCATGGCGCTGTGGGAGCGAGGCGAGGACCTGGCCGCCCACTGCCAGCACAAGCTGGACGTCGCGCAGGAGACGCTGGACCGCGCGACCGAGCGGGGTCAGACCCCCGGCTCCCCCAGCACGGACGACACGGGCGCCGACGAGGACACCACGATCGACGACGAGCCGACCGCGCAGGACTGA
- a CDS encoding transporter substrate-binding domain-containing protein produces MTASRTTLLGALAVSALALSACGNGGGSEAGGEPQLVEDGTLVVAMSGEFQPFSYFEGNELTGFDYDIGAAVAEELGLEMQSETAAFASLIGGVQANRYDVLIASMTPTEERAEAVDFTDGYYSSGAQAFVQAGTECTDITELDAPTVGVATGTTYQDYLDEEGGDWVGEVRTFDSDVVALRDLGTGRLDAVMTDRLVGLHQIEEAGLDVVECGDPLYTEEPAFAVKKGNAALVEDLDEALQAIIEDGTYAEISERYFGQDISGDVAGSTDD; encoded by the coding sequence ATGACCGCATCCCGCACCACTCTCCTCGGCGCGCTCGCCGTCAGCGCCCTCGCCTTGTCCGCCTGCGGCAACGGCGGCGGGTCCGAGGCCGGAGGAGAGCCCCAGCTGGTCGAGGACGGCACCCTGGTCGTCGCGATGAGCGGGGAGTTCCAGCCGTTCAGCTACTTCGAGGGCAACGAGCTCACCGGCTTCGACTACGACATCGGCGCCGCGGTCGCCGAGGAGCTGGGCCTGGAGATGCAGTCGGAGACGGCCGCCTTCGCCTCGCTCATCGGTGGCGTCCAGGCCAACCGCTACGACGTGCTCATCGCCTCGATGACGCCTACCGAGGAGCGCGCCGAGGCGGTCGACTTCACCGATGGCTACTACAGCTCCGGCGCCCAGGCCTTCGTCCAGGCCGGCACCGAGTGCACCGACATCACCGAGCTGGACGCCCCCACGGTCGGGGTCGCGACCGGCACGACCTACCAGGACTACCTCGATGAGGAGGGCGGCGACTGGGTCGGGGAGGTGCGCACCTTCGACTCCGACGTGGTGGCGCTGCGCGACCTGGGCACCGGTCGGCTGGACGCGGTGATGACCGACCGGCTCGTCGGGCTGCACCAGATCGAGGAGGCCGGGCTGGACGTCGTGGAGTGCGGCGACCCGCTCTACACCGAGGAGCCTGCCTTCGCCGTCAAGAAGGGCAACGCCGCCCTGGTGGAGGACCTCGACGAGGCGCTGCAGGCGATCATCGAGGACGGCACCTACGCGGAGATCAGCGAGCGCTACTTCGGTCAGGACATCTCGGGCGACGTCGCCGGCTCGACCGACGACTGA
- a CDS encoding 4-hydroxy-3-methylbut-2-enyl diphosphate reductase: protein MPTGDPSESGKRVLLAAPRGYCAGVDRAVVTVEKALELYGPPVYVRKEIVHNKHVVRTLEKRGAIFVEETDEVPEGARVIFSAHGVSPAVHEEARQLSLKTIDATCPLVTKVHREAVRFADDDFDILLVGHAGHEEVEGTAGEAPEHITLVESPDHVDAIEVRDPDKVVWLSQTTLSVDETMETVRRLREKFPKLQDPPSDDICYATQNRQVAVKQMATDCDLMIVVGSQNSSNSKRLVEVALEYGSRDGHLVDYADEIDEAWLEGVRTVGVTSGASVPEVLVRDVLDWLAERGFEDVQAVTAAEESLLFALPTEIRRDLKAAGHDVKKLQHDPGAIPSGRDGSLR, encoded by the coding sequence GTGCCGACCGGCGACCCCTCCGAGAGCGGCAAGCGGGTCCTGCTCGCGGCGCCGCGCGGCTACTGCGCGGGGGTGGACCGGGCCGTCGTCACCGTGGAGAAGGCCCTGGAGCTCTACGGCCCCCCGGTCTACGTGCGCAAGGAGATCGTCCACAACAAGCACGTCGTCCGGACCCTGGAGAAGCGGGGCGCGATCTTCGTGGAGGAGACCGACGAGGTGCCCGAGGGTGCCCGGGTGATCTTCTCGGCGCACGGGGTGAGCCCGGCGGTGCACGAGGAGGCGCGTCAGCTGTCGCTGAAGACCATCGACGCCACGTGCCCGCTCGTGACCAAGGTGCACCGGGAGGCGGTCCGCTTCGCCGACGACGACTTCGACATCCTGCTCGTCGGGCACGCCGGGCACGAGGAGGTCGAGGGCACCGCGGGGGAGGCGCCCGAGCACATCACCCTCGTGGAGAGCCCGGACCACGTGGACGCCATCGAGGTGCGCGACCCCGACAAGGTGGTCTGGCTGTCCCAGACGACGCTGAGCGTCGATGAGACGATGGAGACGGTCCGCCGGCTGCGCGAGAAGTTCCCCAAGCTGCAGGACCCGCCCAGCGACGACATCTGCTACGCCACCCAGAACCGTCAGGTCGCGGTCAAGCAGATGGCCACCGACTGCGACCTCATGATCGTCGTCGGCTCCCAGAACTCCTCCAACTCCAAGCGGCTCGTGGAGGTGGCGCTGGAGTACGGCTCCCGCGACGGCCACCTCGTCGACTACGCCGACGAGATCGACGAGGCCTGGCTGGAGGGCGTCCGCACGGTGGGGGTGACCAGCGGGGCGAGCGTGCCCGAGGTGCTCGTCCGCGACGTGCTGGACTGGCTCGCCGAGCGCGGCTTCGAGGACGTCCAGGCGGTCACCGCCGCAGAGGAGTCCCTGCTCTTCGCCCTGCCGACCGAGATCCGCCGCGACCTCAAGGCCGCAGGTCACGATGTCAAGAAGCTTCAGCACGACCCGGGCGCCATACCCAGCGGCCGCGACGGCTCGCTGCGCTGA
- a CDS encoding MerR family DNA-binding transcriptional regulator: MSDDLLSIGEISRRSGLTVSALRFYDRQGLLPATSVDPFTGYRRYHATQVRQARLLAGMRRIELPLAEMAAVLDAGPDAETVDDLLQSHLRRLETGLRQARSEVGRLMALAVDGCARVRVDGARLLQALTRVRYAVARDPELPALGAVLLEGDEDGLHVVATDRYRLAMAKVAVAGKTVTAGSAGPGGGGPGVLLEAPALDAVVAHLAQDAGVVEVGLAHAGLEVRGASSDLAVAGMDAAFPDYRVVIEQAVGQDTLSQGVEEIEDVVARTTGEGVRHAEADDVVELPGGHLVSRPFLLEALEGVGPGGQLRLPSGVGPLVLSADDGERLALLMPIAPREAP, encoded by the coding sequence ATGTCTGATGACCTCCTGTCGATCGGCGAGATCTCGCGACGTAGCGGCCTCACCGTCAGCGCGCTGCGCTTCTACGACCGTCAGGGCCTGCTGCCCGCCACGTCCGTGGACCCTTTCACGGGTTACCGCCGCTACCACGCGACCCAGGTGCGGCAGGCCAGGCTGCTCGCAGGGATGCGCCGCATCGAGCTGCCGCTGGCGGAGATGGCGGCGGTGCTGGACGCGGGCCCGGACGCCGAGACCGTCGACGACCTCCTTCAGTCCCACCTGCGCCGGCTGGAGACGGGCCTGCGACAGGCGCGGTCGGAGGTCGGACGCCTCATGGCGCTCGCCGTCGACGGGTGTGCCCGGGTGCGGGTGGACGGCGCCCGGCTGCTGCAGGCCCTGACCCGCGTCCGGTATGCCGTGGCGCGGGACCCCGAGCTCCCCGCGCTGGGGGCGGTCCTGCTCGAGGGCGACGAGGACGGTCTGCACGTCGTGGCGACGGACCGCTACCGGCTCGCCATGGCGAAGGTCGCCGTCGCCGGGAAGACCGTGACGGCCGGGAGCGCAGGGCCGGGTGGGGGCGGCCCCGGCGTGCTGCTGGAGGCTCCGGCGCTGGATGCGGTGGTGGCACACCTCGCCCAGGACGCGGGGGTCGTCGAGGTCGGCCTGGCGCATGCCGGGCTGGAGGTGCGCGGCGCGAGCAGTGACCTCGCGGTGGCCGGGATGGACGCCGCCTTCCCTGACTACCGCGTCGTCATCGAGCAGGCCGTCGGTCAGGACACGCTGTCGCAGGGCGTCGAGGAGATCGAGGACGTGGTGGCGCGCACGACCGGGGAGGGGGTGAGGCACGCGGAGGCCGACGACGTCGTCGAGCTGCCTGGAGGGCACCTCGTCTCCCGGCCCTTCCTGCTGGAGGCGCTCGAGGGTGTCGGCCCGGGTGGTCAGCTCCGGCTGCCCAGCGGGGTCGGCCCTCTCGTGCTCAGCGCCGACGACGGCGAGCGGCTCGCCCTGCTCATGCCGATCGCGCCGCGCGAGGCACCGTGA